A single window of Rana temporaria chromosome 1, aRanTem1.1, whole genome shotgun sequence DNA harbors:
- the LOC120928267 gene encoding granzyme A-like, producing MRHLHLLSAVSFLLYINGYVCMEIIGGNVAAPHSRPYMVFLNCEGACGGTLIKPNWVLTAAHCNCGNATKAILGAHSRTEITNQQQVIRIKRAIKYPCFDKDLKINDLQLLQLEKPAKLNKFVSTLPLPKQEENVKSGTQCSTAGWGITDLKKPEKLSDVLREVNLTIVDNKTCSKAYSKKNQKIISSMICAGPLKKRKDDTCQGDSGGPLICNNKLTGVTSFGQKCADPKFPGVYTFLTNKYLNWIRTETGGASF from the exons ATGTGTGTATGGAAATAATTGGAGGGAATGTCGCTGCTCCCCACTCTAGACCTTACATGGTTTTTCTGAACTGTGAAGGTGCATGCGGCGGGACGCTCATTAAACCTAACTGGGTGCTAACTGCTGCTCATTGTAACTG TGGCAATGCGACAAAGGCTATCTTAGGTGCTCACTCGCGGACTGAAATTACAAACCAGCAGCAGGTGATTCGCATTAAACGTGCTATTAAATACCCTTGTTTTGACAAGGATTTAAAGATAAATGACCTTCAACTGTTACAG ctggAGAAACCTGCCAAGTTAAACAAGTTTGTGTCAACCCTGCCGCTACCTAAACAGGAGGAGAATGTGAAATCGGGAACACAGTGCAGCACTGCTGGGTGGGGGATCACTGATCTAAAGAAACCAGAAAAACTATCAGATGTCCTACGTGAGGTCAATCTGACCATTGTAGATAATAAAACATGCAGCAAAGCATACAGtaagaaaaatcaaaaaataatcaGCAGTATGATATGTGCGGGACCACTTAAAAAGCGCAAAGATGACACTTGCCAG GGTGACTCTGGTGGACCATTGATCTGTAACAACAAGCTCACAGGTGTTACCTCTTTTGGTCAAAAATGTGCAGATCCCAAATTCCCCGGTGTTTACACCTTTCTGACCAACAAGTATCTCAACTGGATCAGAACAGAAACTGGAGGAGCTTCATTCTAA